The proteins below are encoded in one region of Chryseobacterium wanjuense:
- a CDS encoding glycoside hydrolase family 3 protein — MKKLVYTSLFIFLFLSSKITAQYQPKNMSKEDLKKAHQWVDKTYKTLSQDEKLGQLFIVALYTNKGENEINNVRNIVLNDKIGGLILMQDDAAREITLVNEFQQKSKIPLMIGMDAEWGLFQRIATAHKFPWAMTLGAIQDKKLIEQMSAKIAEDCHRMGINWDFAPVVDVNTNPNNPIIGNRSFGSEVNNVISSALAYSNGLQDNNILAAIKHFPGHGDTSTDSHLDLPVVSHNSERLNNIELAPFKALMNKGIGGVMVAHLYVPALESGKGIPASVSKNIITGLLKDKLGYKGLIITDALNMGAVANKYKPGELDAMAFKAGNDIMLFSQGVANGKKLIQKAIDNGEIPQSRVEESVKKILLTKYFLGLYQYTPKNPENINTDLNNDSHKVLVQNLYSNALTLLKDEKKLLPLTGKQVYYVPLEEAPYQTFANQLGSNVIIKKADEINTIPANSTVIVGFHKDNSTAYKPYKISAESKKVLADLTNNQNVILNVFGSAYALKDIDISKVSTVLVSYENNDDSMTATANALNGKTKIWGRLPVLVNDKLKAGMGMDFNPQTASTGVNSTIFTTSKQQ, encoded by the coding sequence ATGAAGAAACTGGTTTATACTTCGCTCTTTATTTTCTTATTTCTAAGCTCTAAAATTACAGCTCAATATCAGCCTAAAAACATGTCTAAAGAAGATTTAAAAAAGGCTCATCAATGGGTTGATAAAACATATAAAACCCTTTCACAAGATGAAAAACTGGGACAGCTCTTTATTGTTGCCCTTTACACAAACAAAGGTGAAAACGAAATCAACAATGTAAGGAATATAGTTCTTAATGATAAAATCGGAGGTTTGATCCTGATGCAGGATGATGCGGCAAGAGAAATTACTTTGGTAAATGAATTTCAGCAAAAATCAAAAATCCCTTTAATGATCGGAATGGATGCAGAATGGGGATTATTCCAAAGAATTGCGACGGCTCATAAATTTCCTTGGGCAATGACCTTGGGAGCCATTCAGGATAAAAAATTAATCGAGCAGATGTCTGCCAAAATCGCGGAAGACTGTCACAGAATGGGTATCAATTGGGATTTTGCACCGGTTGTTGACGTCAATACCAACCCAAACAATCCAATCATTGGAAACAGAAGCTTTGGTTCTGAAGTGAATAATGTTATCAGTTCCGCACTAGCCTATTCAAACGGTCTTCAGGATAATAATATACTTGCAGCGATCAAACATTTCCCGGGACACGGCGATACGAGTACCGATTCTCACCTTGATCTGCCTGTTGTTTCCCATAACTCGGAAAGATTGAATAATATAGAATTAGCACCATTCAAAGCATTGATGAATAAAGGAATCGGTGGAGTGATGGTTGCGCATTTATATGTCCCTGCTTTGGAATCTGGAAAAGGAATTCCCGCTTCGGTTTCTAAGAATATTATTACAGGTTTATTGAAAGATAAATTAGGCTATAAAGGTTTAATCATCACAGATGCCCTAAATATGGGTGCTGTAGCCAACAAATACAAACCGGGAGAGCTCGACGCGATGGCTTTCAAGGCTGGAAATGATATCATGCTATTTTCTCAGGGTGTTGCAAACGGTAAAAAATTAATTCAAAAAGCTATTGATAACGGAGAAATTCCCCAATCAAGAGTGGAGGAAAGTGTGAAAAAGATTCTTCTGACAAAATATTTCCTTGGGTTATATCAATACACTCCGAAAAATCCTGAAAATATAAATACAGATTTAAATAATGATTCTCATAAAGTTTTAGTTCAAAATTTATATTCAAACGCATTGACTTTATTAAAAGACGAGAAAAAATTACTTCCATTAACGGGAAAACAAGTCTATTATGTTCCTTTGGAAGAAGCACCGTATCAAACTTTTGCTAATCAATTAGGATCAAATGTCATCATTAAAAAAGCTGATGAAATTAATACAATTCCAGCCAATTCTACTGTGATTGTAGGTTTTCACAAAGACAATTCAACAGCTTACAAACCCTATAAAATTTCAGCGGAATCTAAAAAAGTGTTAGCCGATTTAACGAATAATCAAAATGTTATCCTTAATGTTTTCGGAAGTGCTTACGCATTGAAGGACATTGATATTTCAAAAGTCTCAACGGTTCTTGTTTCCTATGAAAACAATGACGATTCGATGACGGCAACAGCCAACGCTTTAAACGGAAAAACAAAAATCTGGGGCAGACTTCCTGTCCTGGTCAATGATAAATTAAAAGCAGGAATGGGAATGGATTTCAACCCACAAACTGCTTCTACAGGTGTGAATTCAACAATATTTACAACATCAAAACAACAATAA